AGTTATGCATAACGCATCCGTAACCAATGATTTATAGAAATCAGTTACATAAATTCTACCGCTCTTTAACGGTTCTATGAACCATCTCCTGCCTGAATAGTCTTTTCCTGTGCCGAATTTTTCAAACATGGCCCTGTCAACAATCTGTGTAATGTTCTTTGTTAATTGCCTTCCCTCAAGGTTTACCACGTAAGCAAACTGTATAAACGGGTTATCGTCAACCATCTTCTGCATTACTAATTCCATCTTCTCCGGATTCATAGAGGTAAATGACCCGTCCTCAATTATCTCTTCAACGATTGGAGAAACAATTTCCTCAGCGTTCTTTTTCATACGTTTAAGTTCAGACCCAAAATACTCCGGCAGATACCTTCTTGCCGCCGCATACATCTCATCTGATGAAATAGCCGTAAGCCTTCCGCTCTCATATTGTTCTGTAACCCATTTGAAAACCTTACCGATTCCCGGATGTTTTTTATCAATCTTATTCTCCTCATCCAACGCAAGATGGCTGTTAACCCAATATGCGACCCCTGCAATACCGGATTTATCCGTAATCGTAATACCCATAGGCCGCTTGAGGAGTTTTACAGTATCAAAAATATTATATATCTCTTCATTTTTAAGGGCGCCGTCTGCATGTATCCCGGCGCTTGTATTATTAAAATCAATCCCTACAAACGGATAGTTTGCAGGTACCTGAACACCTAATTCTTTACGGAAATACTCAGCAAGGTCAGTTATGGCAGTCGTGTCTACACCGTTTGTCTCTCCACGGAGCGATATATATTCCATAATCAGTGCCTCAACCGGCGTGTTGCCGGTACGTTCCCCGAATCCAAGAATAACTCCGTTTGCGCCGCTGCATCCATAAACCCATGCTGTTGTAGCATTTATCAGCGCCTTGTGAAAGTCATTATGTCCGTGCCACTCAAGCTGTTCAGGAGGCACACCTCCATAATGGACAAGGCCGTATATAAGTTCAGGTACGCCTCTTGGTGTTGATGCACCGGAAAATGGGACACCATAACCCATCGTGTCACATGCCCTGATCTTAACCGGTATTCCGCTTTTTTCCGACAGCTCCATTAACTTCTGAACAAGCGGGATTACAAAGCCGTAATAATCCGCCCGCGTAATGTCTTCCAGATGACATCTCGGGACAATCCCGGCATCCAATGCCGCACTGACTATCTCAAGATATTTTGCTGCAGCCTCGCTTCGGGTCATGCCGAGCTTTAGAAATATATGATAATCCGAACATGAGGTAAGTATTCCGGTCTCTTTGAGCTTCATATCCTTTACAATCTGGAAGTCTTCCTTAACTGCCCTGATCCATCCTGTAATCTCAGGGAATCTGTAACCTCGTGCAAGGCATTGTTCCACCGCATCCCTGTCTTTTTTATTATAAAGGAAGAACTCACACTGCCGTATAACACCGTTAGGCCCGCCAAGCCTGTGCAGCATGTCATAAATATCAACTATCTGTTTTACACTGTATGGCGGCCGTGATTGCTGGCCATCCCTGAAGGTTGTATCCGTAATCCAGAAATCTTCAGGCGTGTTCATCGGGACAATGCGGTGATTAAACGGTATCTTTGGAACTTCATTATAAGGAAAGAACTCCCTGAAAAGATTCGGCTCCTTTACATCAATTATCTCATAATGATATGCCGACCTGGTCAGCAGATTTTTTTCTTTTACAAGACCCGACATATAAGCCCCCCTTTTATCTTAGAATAAACCCCATCCCCACCCTAACCCTCCCCCATTCAATGTCGGGGAGGGAATATATGCTTAATACCCTAACTTCCCCCTTGAAGGGGAGGGAATATATGTTTCGCATCCTATCTTCCTCCCTGAAGCGGAGGTAAATTTCCTCTCCCTCAGGGAGAGGATTAAGGTGAGGGTGGGGTTTTTCAAGATACGGAATATTAACACAGCATGTTATTTTATTTCAAGGTATTTATCAGATGCCTGACTGGCATACAGCTATGTATCCTCTTTCGCCGGCGATTATATCAAGGGGGATGGTGGCGACATCTTCAATATCCGTGTCAATGTCATTAAATCCCCTGCCATCTTTCCGGCTATTAACAAACACTGTTTTTATATATCTTTTACATTCATCACAGCATACAGCCCTTGATCCCTGTTCGCATGCCGAATCTCCAACAATAAAACTCATCTTTTCCGGTTTATTATTCCGGCAGTCAGGACATTCACCACCGGTAAAAGGCCATCTGAACCCACAGAAACCGCAGGATAGAAAACGCTGTACAGTATTATTTAGAATATCTACAATCGCCATTCCGGGAGGGGCATTACAAAGCGGGCATTTCTCAAATATTCCTTGATCAAGTATTTCCTTTATTGATTTATCAGCACTTACCTTCTCTATGAGATTCATAAAAGATGGCTTCAATATCCATTTTATAACTACATTCCGGTGTCTGTCTTCTCTGTTAAGAGACATCTTGATAACTTCAACAGCCTGTTGTGAAGATAACCCATTCAATGACTCTGTCCCCTTTAAGCCCTTCTCACACATCATTTTAAAAACCCTTATTGCAGTCTCACTGCTATTAGTAAAATCAATCTCATTTATCTTATTTTCATCAAGCAGGCACAACCCCCTCACCCTACCCTCTCCCCCAAGGGGAGAGGGTTTAAGATAGATAGCCCCCTCTCCCCTGAGGGGAGAGGGTAAGGGTGAGGGGGTTTCGTAAGAAAATAACGGTGATAAGTCATCCGGTTTACTGTCTCCCCAAATATCAATCAACCCATTATATAGATTGACCATTTCACCTGAATTTGGAAAACATCTCGTCATGTCTTCAAGATATTTTTTATAACTTTCAAAATTATTCATAATTATTCGTCCTATTTACAAGATGTTGTAAAAAAACTATAGTAGTCACTAACTTTTAAATTTATCATGAAAATAATAGACAGATATATCATCAGGGAGCTTTTCTTTACCTTTACACTCAGCCTTTCTTTGCTGATGTCAGCGTTTCTTACACAGCAGATGCTGAGGTTTTCAAGGTTATCTGCTGATTCAGGTATTAGTTTTCTTGTACTCCTGAAATTAGCCCCCCTCATTATACCCATTTTTCTTGTGCTTGCAATACCCCTTGCAATGTTACTCTCTTCAATATTGACATTTGCCCGATTTTCAACAGACCATGAGGTAACTGCCTTTAAGTCTGCAGGCATCAGTATATACCGGATACTCCCGCCTGTTTTTGTTTTTTCAGTTCTTGCATTCTTATTGTCATTGGTTTCATCAACTATACTCCAGCCGGCTGCAAATACCATGATTAAACAGCAGACATATAATGCACTGAAAAACCAGAAAAATCTCGGGTTACAGGAAGGTGTATTTAATAATCTCTTTAATTTATTGGTATATGTAAAAAGGATAAAGGGCACATATAATCTTGAAGGGGTACTAATATCCGACAGGTCACAGAAGGAATCAAAGATTATAACTGCAAATCATGGGAGATTCCTGAATGACCCTTCAACTGAAAGTCTCTTTCTTAAATTAGAAGACGGACACATACATTATGAGTCCCAGGACAGGGTAAACTATCAGATGGCCTCATTCTCAACATATTATATGAAAATAGATACAGGTAAATCCATTGAAAATATAAGACTGTTTAAAAAGGCTTGGGGGATGAGTGTTCAGGAATTGAGAAGACTTATGAAAGAATATGTGCCGGGCCGGAAGGAAAGGGATTACAGGAGGCTTTTCTTAGAGTTTCATAAGAAATTCTCAGTACCTTCTGCAGTCCTTGTACTTGGAATCCTTGGAGTCCCGATCGGCATAAAGTCAAAATTCTCAAGCAGGTTTGCGGGTTTTATTGTAAGCCTTGCAGTAATCTTTTTTTACTACATCCTTGACACCGGATGTGAAATCCTTGCACTGGAAGGTATAATAAACCCGGTTTTAGCCGCATGGCTGCCGGTTCTTATATTAATCATATTGACCATGTTTATACTAATGAGAGAATCGTTTGAAGTAAGAAGATAGAAGTTAGAAGTTAGAAGAAATAATTTAGAAAAGAGATTATTAGGGTGGCTAATGTATATCCCTTCCCCTTGAGGGGGGAGGGTCAGGGTGGGGGTGGGCAGCGGTTATTCTCTAATGAAGACAGTCAACAGATACATAATAATAGAGTTTTTAAAACTTCTTTTACTGTTCGCTGCAGGTATGACAAT
The Nitrospirota bacterium DNA segment above includes these coding regions:
- a CDS encoding histone-lysine N-methyltransferase produces the protein MSGLVKEKNLLTRSAYHYEIIDVKEPNLFREFFPYNEVPKIPFNHRIVPMNTPEDFWITDTTFRDGQQSRPPYSVKQIVDIYDMLHRLGGPNGVIRQCEFFLYNKKDRDAVEQCLARGYRFPEITGWIRAVKEDFQIVKDMKLKETGILTSCSDYHIFLKLGMTRSEAAAKYLEIVSAALDAGIVPRCHLEDITRADYYGFVIPLVQKLMELSEKSGIPVKIRACDTMGYGVPFSGASTPRGVPELIYGLVHYGGVPPEQLEWHGHNDFHKALINATTAWVYGCSGANGVILGFGERTGNTPVEALIMEYISLRGETNGVDTTAITDLAEYFRKELGVQVPANYPFVGIDFNNTSAGIHADGALKNEEIYNIFDTVKLLKRPMGITITDKSGIAGVAYWVNSHLALDEENKIDKKHPGIGKVFKWVTEQYESGRLTAISSDEMYAAARRYLPEYFGSELKRMKKNAEEIVSPIVEEIIEDGSFTSMNPEKMELVMQKMVDDNPFIQFAYVVNLEGRQLTKNITQIVDRAMFEKFGTGKDYSGRRWFIEPLKSGRIYVTDFYKSLVTDALCITVSIPVRNTAGEMTGIFGVDLKFEDVLKIDKKIESGKEVDEKGKGGVEGEII
- a CDS encoding LptF/LptG family permease, translated to MKIIDRYIIRELFFTFTLSLSLLMSAFLTQQMLRFSRLSADSGISFLVLLKLAPLIIPIFLVLAIPLAMLLSSILTFARFSTDHEVTAFKSAGISIYRILPPVFVFSVLAFLLSLVSSTILQPAANTMIKQQTYNALKNQKNLGLQEGVFNNLFNLLVYVKRIKGTYNLEGVLISDRSQKESKIITANHGRFLNDPSTESLFLKLEDGHIHYESQDRVNYQMASFSTYYMKIDTGKSIENIRLFKKAWGMSVQELRRLMKEYVPGRKERDYRRLFLEFHKKFSVPSAVLVLGILGVPIGIKSKFSSRFAGFIVSLAVIFFYYILDTGCEILALEGIINPVLAAWLPVLILIILTMFILMRESFEVRR
- a CDS encoding formate dehydrogenase accessory protein FdhE → MNNFESYKKYLEDMTRCFPNSGEMVNLYNGLIDIWGDSKPDDLSPLFSYETPSPLPSPLRGEGAIYLKPSPLGGEGRVRGLCLLDENKINEIDFTNSSETAIRVFKMMCEKGLKGTESLNGLSSQQAVEVIKMSLNREDRHRNVVIKWILKPSFMNLIEKVSADKSIKEILDQGIFEKCPLCNAPPGMAIVDILNNTVQRFLSCGFCGFRWPFTGGECPDCRNNKPEKMSFIVGDSACEQGSRAVCCDECKRYIKTVFVNSRKDGRGFNDIDTDIEDVATIPLDIIAGERGYIAVCQSGI